One window from the genome of Pseudomonas sp. L5B5 encodes:
- a CDS encoding glycosyltransferase family 2 protein, protein MVSMMTSLDISPVGREMWQVPSFDTRLWLGRQHPWCVVIPVINEGERIKSLLARMAALKIDQIADIIIVDGGTTDGSLALPELQRVGVRGLLLKTAPGKLSAQLRCAYAFALDQGYEGIVTIDGNDKDDPEAIPRFIDALKEGVDFVQASRFLEGGVAENTPKSRDFAIRFIHAPMLSLFSGFKWTDTTQGFRAYSRKMLVDPVMAPFRDAFATYELLAYLSYRAPKLGYRCLELATVRRYPKGEVPTKISAVKGNLLVLGVLFKACFGSYNKG, encoded by the coding sequence ATGGTAAGCATGATGACTTCTCTTGATATTTCCCCGGTTGGCCGCGAGATGTGGCAAGTACCTTCGTTCGATACACGTCTCTGGCTTGGTCGTCAGCACCCCTGGTGCGTTGTGATTCCCGTCATCAACGAGGGTGAAAGGATCAAGAGCCTGTTGGCCAGGATGGCCGCACTCAAGATCGACCAAATTGCCGACATCATCATTGTCGATGGCGGCACCACGGATGGCTCCTTGGCGTTGCCTGAATTGCAACGGGTCGGGGTTCGGGGATTGCTGCTCAAGACCGCACCTGGAAAGCTCAGCGCCCAGTTGCGTTGTGCTTATGCCTTTGCCCTCGATCAGGGGTATGAAGGAATCGTCACCATCGACGGTAATGACAAGGATGACCCCGAGGCGATCCCGCGTTTCATCGATGCACTGAAGGAGGGGGTCGACTTCGTCCAGGCTTCGCGTTTTCTGGAAGGAGGCGTGGCGGAAAATACGCCCAAGTCACGAGACTTCGCGATTCGTTTCATCCATGCGCCGATGCTCAGTCTCTTTTCCGGTTTCAAGTGGACCGATACAACCCAGGGATTTCGTGCCTACAGTCGCAAAATGCTGGTTGACCCGGTCATGGCCCCGTTCCGTGATGCCTTCGCGACCTACGAACTGCTGGCCTATCTTTCGTATCGAGCACCCAAGCTGGGTTATCGCTGCCTGGAGTTGGCTACGGTCCGACGTTACCCCAAGGGGGAGGTGCCTACGAAGATCAGCGCGGTAAAGGGCA
- a CDS encoding EamA family transporter has product MKWLILILGILSNASASVLVKMAMMPPRKFPSLSDPMAALSNWPFWLGLGLYGAAFLLYAAALARLPLNVAHPVLTSGAIATVALFSVFFFRESFHWTTGAGIVLVIAGVGLITARVA; this is encoded by the coding sequence ATGAAATGGCTGATCCTCATTCTTGGCATTCTCTCCAATGCTTCTGCCAGTGTGCTGGTGAAGATGGCAATGATGCCTCCGCGCAAGTTTCCCTCTCTCAGCGATCCCATGGCGGCGTTGAGCAATTGGCCATTCTGGTTGGGGCTTGGGTTGTATGGCGCGGCCTTTCTGTTATACGCCGCTGCCTTGGCGCGCCTGCCGTTGAACGTGGCACACCCTGTGCTGACATCGGGCGCGATAGCAACCGTCGCGTTGTTCTCAGTGTTTTTCTTTCGCGAATCCTTCCACTGGACTACAGGGGCGGGAATCGTATTGGTAATTGCCGGTGTCGGGCTGATTACAGCTCGAGTGGCTTGA
- a CDS encoding sugar phosphate isomerase/epimerase family protein, with the protein MRLAISNIAWDIEEDESVAALMRRFAVDAVDIAPGKYFPEPARATHEDISRVKAWWAERGIEITGMQALLFGTTGLNVFGPVESQSAMLEHLRAVCRIGAGLGATRIVFGSPRNRDRTGLNDQEALDIAIPFFQKLGDIAQAAGVTICLEPNPECYGANFMTTSPQTAQVVEHVAHPAIRMQLDTGALAINREDPRRILQDHGALIGHVHASEPDLLPLGDGTTEHERMAAALLQYLPTHVVCIEMVATRNEPHLVSIERALEVATRNYRRTALEVSE; encoded by the coding sequence GTGAGATTGGCAATTTCCAACATTGCCTGGGATATCGAGGAGGACGAGTCCGTTGCTGCACTGATGCGGCGCTTTGCTGTGGATGCGGTCGATATTGCACCGGGCAAGTATTTTCCGGAACCGGCCCGGGCCACGCATGAGGATATTTCCCGGGTCAAGGCCTGGTGGGCCGAGCGCGGCATTGAAATCACCGGTATGCAGGCATTGCTGTTTGGCACCACGGGACTGAATGTCTTCGGTCCGGTTGAGAGCCAGTCGGCCATGCTTGAGCATCTTCGGGCTGTCTGCCGTATCGGCGCTGGCCTGGGAGCTACCCGGATAGTATTTGGTTCACCGAGGAACCGTGATCGTACCGGGCTGAATGACCAGGAAGCCCTGGATATCGCGATTCCGTTTTTCCAGAAACTGGGGGATATCGCCCAGGCAGCTGGTGTGACGATCTGTCTTGAACCCAACCCTGAGTGCTATGGCGCCAACTTCATGACCACTAGCCCACAGACCGCCCAGGTGGTCGAGCACGTTGCGCATCCGGCCATCCGGATGCAGCTGGATACGGGGGCACTTGCCATCAATCGGGAAGACCCTCGGCGAATCCTGCAGGACCACGGCGCGTTGATCGGTCATGTGCATGCCAGTGAGCCGGACCTGTTGCCTTTGGGGGACGGCACTACCGAGCATGAAAGAATGGCAGCCGCGCTGTTGCAGTACCTGCCGACTCATGTGGTTTGCATTGAAATGGTGGCGACCAGGAACGAGCCGCATCTGGTCTCGATCGAGCGCGCGCTTGAGGTGGCGACCCGCAACTACCGCAGGACGGCTCTTGAGGTGAGTGAATGA
- a CDS encoding pyridine nucleotide transhydrogenase — protein sequence MANSLIGFSGYVGSTLLKQQSFTALYRSTNIGEIDHQVFDTVVCAGAPAQKWIANREPQADLEKIQALIAHLKTIQCKTFILISTVDVFKNPQGVDEDTPVDESGLHPYGLHRRLLESFVESHFPNYLIIRLPGLVGPGLRKNVIFDFLNDNNLQAVESRGVFQFYPMVNLWHDTQIALDAGLRLVHFTAQPVSVEAISQYGFGKPFINELANPVASYDFQTKHAEVFGVSGRYQYSARETILAVRAYAQSEPLMVKTSEGANS from the coding sequence ATGGCTAATTCACTTATTGGTTTCTCTGGTTATGTGGGGAGCACCCTGCTCAAGCAGCAAAGTTTCACAGCGCTTTATCGCTCCACCAACATCGGTGAGATTGATCATCAGGTTTTTGACACGGTGGTCTGTGCCGGTGCTCCGGCGCAAAAATGGATTGCCAATCGTGAGCCGCAAGCGGATCTCGAAAAGATCCAGGCCCTGATTGCTCACCTCAAGACTATTCAATGCAAGACATTCATCCTGATCAGCACCGTGGATGTTTTCAAGAATCCCCAGGGCGTTGACGAAGACACTCCCGTTGACGAATCGGGCCTGCATCCCTATGGCTTGCATCGTCGTTTGCTTGAGAGCTTTGTCGAAAGTCATTTCCCTAACTACCTGATCATTCGCTTGCCAGGATTGGTAGGCCCCGGATTGCGGAAGAACGTCATCTTTGACTTTCTCAATGACAATAATCTTCAAGCGGTCGAGAGCCGAGGAGTGTTCCAGTTCTATCCGATGGTCAACCTCTGGCATGACACTCAAATAGCACTCGATGCCGGCTTGAGGCTGGTTCACTTTACTGCCCAGCCGGTCAGTGTCGAAGCTATCTCCCAGTATGGGTTCGGCAAGCCTTTCATCAATGAGTTGGCCAACCCTGTTGCTAGCTATGATTTCCAGACAAAACACGCCGAGGTGTTTGGTGTCTCGGGTCGGTACCAATACAGCGCGCGCGAGACCATTCTGGCGGTCAGAGCCTATGCGCAATCCGAACCTCTAATGGTCAAGACCAGTGAAGGAGCGAACTCGTGA
- a CDS encoding NAD(P)/FAD-dependent oxidoreductase, translating to MPDYDPDPLCQDAVVIGGGFYGAAIAVYLAGQRGLKRVVLVEQESALMTRASYNNQARVHNGYHYPRSFTTAYRSRVNLPKFVRDWPLAIKQDFTKLYAIARRNSKVTARQFERFCRDIGASIQPADPGLKALFEPRLIEDVYRVEEYAFDTAQLSSWAARELQDSCVQIRYQTRVTSILKGAQAPLQVVMQTSQGHQDVIACRYVFNCTYSGLNQMAGDFPGVSAGLKQEITEMALMQLPASLSDLGITVMDGPFFSMMPFPARGLHTLSHVRYTPHLHWNDQQEINPYQRLDRYERDTRVDRMLRDVGRYIPEVLKAKYIDSLFEVKTVLLKNESDDGRPILFERHLELPGCYSVLGGKIDNIYDVLETLEAEKFFGSDNQGKC from the coding sequence ATGCCTGACTACGATCCAGACCCACTCTGCCAAGATGCGGTGGTCATTGGTGGTGGCTTCTATGGTGCGGCCATCGCTGTATATCTGGCTGGGCAGCGTGGACTTAAGCGAGTCGTGCTGGTTGAACAAGAATCGGCGCTGATGACGCGTGCCTCTTATAACAACCAGGCCCGTGTGCATAACGGATATCACTATCCTCGCAGCTTTACGACGGCTTATCGGAGCCGGGTAAACCTGCCGAAGTTTGTGCGTGATTGGCCTCTGGCGATAAAGCAGGACTTTACCAAGCTCTATGCTATTGCCCGGCGAAACTCGAAGGTTACCGCGAGGCAGTTCGAGCGCTTTTGCCGTGATATAGGTGCGAGTATCCAGCCCGCAGACCCGGGGCTGAAAGCCTTGTTTGAGCCTCGCTTGATCGAGGATGTGTATCGGGTCGAGGAGTACGCATTCGACACGGCGCAACTGTCGAGCTGGGCTGCACGCGAATTGCAGGACAGTTGCGTGCAGATCCGCTACCAGACCCGCGTCACCTCGATTCTCAAGGGCGCACAGGCGCCGTTGCAGGTCGTGATGCAAACCAGCCAAGGTCACCAGGACGTCATCGCGTGCCGCTATGTGTTCAATTGTACCTATAGCGGCCTCAACCAGATGGCGGGCGACTTCCCGGGAGTGAGTGCCGGCCTGAAGCAAGAGATCACGGAAATGGCACTGATGCAGTTGCCTGCCTCGCTCAGTGACCTGGGAATCACCGTAATGGATGGCCCGTTCTTCTCGATGATGCCTTTCCCAGCACGTGGGCTGCACACCTTGTCCCATGTGCGTTATACGCCGCACCTGCACTGGAATGATCAACAGGAAATCAATCCATACCAAAGGCTGGATCGTTACGAACGAGATACCCGGGTAGACCGGATGCTTCGTGATGTCGGGCGTTATATTCCCGAGGTATTGAAGGCCAAGTACATTGACTCGCTGTTTGAGGTTAAAACCGTCCTGCTAAAGAACGAAAGTGACGACGGACGTCCAATACTATTCGAGAGACACCTGGAGTTGCCTGGCTGCTACTCGGTTCTCGGCGGAAAAATTGACAATATTTACGATGTTCTTGAAACGCTCGAAGCTGAAAAGTTCTTCGGTAGCGACAATCAAGGCAAGTGCTGA
- a CDS encoding glycosyltransferase → MAFFPCFLSAVFVVRNQSAGIEKILSEAAAVIAGIVADYELIVVDNASEDDSVRVLKRLTSESGLANLQVYALTKEVDADTASWVGLENALGDFVVVVDPLVDDIGFIPQMLDQAVSGADVVFANNAQKATQSLAYRWANVVFHSLYNRFNGVHLAKEAPQYRILSKRVINFILQHPQPAVTYRHLPATGGFARAYLNYSSTPQASQPKRLWESIDRGMRLLVSTTRAPMRLVTALSLFGAVSNLVYCVYVIAVGILKTNVAPGWISFSLQQSGMFFLISLVLLVLGEYILNMASLTNEGPLYHVGQEFTSARMTRLEKLNIEEVVSDLGDTKTPNSERIS, encoded by the coding sequence ATGGCCTTCTTCCCCTGTTTCCTGTCTGCCGTGTTTGTGGTACGCAACCAGTCAGCTGGTATCGAAAAAATCCTGTCTGAAGCTGCCGCGGTTATCGCTGGCATTGTCGCTGATTATGAATTGATCGTAGTAGATAACGCGTCGGAAGATGACAGCGTTCGAGTGCTGAAGCGGCTGACCAGCGAGAGCGGACTGGCCAACTTGCAAGTTTATGCTCTGACCAAGGAAGTGGATGCGGATACGGCTTCGTGGGTTGGATTGGAAAATGCGCTGGGTGACTTTGTCGTGGTTGTCGATCCGTTGGTCGATGACATCGGCTTTATTCCCCAGATGCTCGACCAGGCTGTCAGCGGTGCCGATGTGGTGTTCGCCAACAATGCGCAAAAAGCCACGCAAAGCCTGGCTTATCGCTGGGCCAACGTGGTGTTCCACAGCCTCTACAATCGTTTCAATGGTGTTCACCTGGCCAAGGAAGCGCCGCAGTACCGGATCCTCAGCAAGCGGGTGATCAACTTCATCTTGCAGCACCCTCAGCCCGCAGTGACCTATCGGCACTTGCCCGCTACAGGTGGGTTCGCTCGTGCATACCTGAACTACAGCTCTACACCCCAGGCATCACAGCCCAAACGGTTGTGGGAAAGTATCGACCGTGGCATGCGCTTGCTGGTCTCGACCACGCGTGCTCCGATGCGGTTAGTGACGGCGCTCTCCTTGTTTGGTGCGGTTTCCAACCTGGTCTATTGCGTTTACGTCATTGCCGTTGGCATTTTAAAGACCAATGTTGCGCCGGGCTGGATCAGCTTTTCCCTGCAGCAGTCAGGCATGTTCTTCCTGATTTCATTAGTTCTGCTGGTTTTGGGCGAATACATCTTGAACATGGCCAGCCTGACGAATGAAGGGCCGCTCTATCATGTGGGGCAAGAGTTCACCAGCGCTCGAATGACACGCCTTGAAAAGTTGAACATCGAAGAGGTCGTGTCAGATCTCGGGGATACCAAAACTCCGAATTCCGAACGTATATCCTGA
- a CDS encoding CPBP family intramembrane glutamic endopeptidase yields MPVLPWIYLTLLSIGYALALSYGQLGLLATLPILLLVCAGFAVRQQRSPIGQYLGHGLFVIIALALAMHWLPGFYNGRAIDPQRLTDDAVPFSLYLNQDKPLIGFWLLLVCPWIVYRRPLRLSIYACALALALCAITALGGALLLGIITWAPKWPDQAWLWVLNNLLLVTLVEEALFRGYIQGGLSRRLKHLPYGDNLALLTSALLFGLVHLGAGWQWTLLATIAGVGYGLAYRFGGLRAAVAAHFGLNLLHLGLFTYPILR; encoded by the coding sequence ATGCCCGTTTTACCCTGGATATACCTGACACTCCTTTCCATTGGCTACGCACTGGCCCTGAGCTACGGGCAGCTGGGGTTGCTAGCCACGCTCCCAATCTTGTTGCTGGTCTGTGCCGGCTTCGCCGTGCGCCAGCAACGCAGCCCCATCGGCCAATACCTGGGGCACGGCCTGTTCGTGATTATCGCCCTGGCTCTGGCCATGCACTGGCTGCCCGGCTTCTACAATGGCCGCGCCATCGACCCCCAGCGCCTCACCGATGACGCGGTGCCGTTTTCCCTGTACCTGAACCAGGACAAACCACTGATCGGCTTCTGGCTATTGCTGGTCTGCCCATGGATCGTCTACCGCCGCCCGCTGCGCCTGTCGATCTATGCCTGCGCCCTGGCCCTTGCCTTGTGCGCGATCACCGCACTGGGTGGCGCGCTGCTGCTGGGCATCATCACCTGGGCCCCCAAGTGGCCGGACCAGGCCTGGCTATGGGTACTGAACAACCTGCTGCTGGTGACCCTCGTAGAAGAGGCACTGTTTCGTGGCTACATCCAGGGCGGCCTGAGCCGACGGCTGAAACACCTGCCTTACGGTGACAACCTAGCCCTGCTTACATCGGCCCTGCTGTTCGGCCTGGTGCACCTGGGAGCCGGGTGGCAATGGACGCTGCTGGCGACTATTGCTGGCGTCGGGTATGGACTAGCGTATCGGTTTGGGGGGTTGAGGGCCGCGGTGGCTGCGCAT